A stretch of the Theileria equi strain WA chromosome 1, complete sequence genome encodes the following:
- a CDS encoding hypothetical protein (encoded by transcript BEWA_030300A) — translation MLYVFGLVIGNIAHTLAKSVRNDQTGGFLNQKGIQYAGITDKSGPLGVEIGGSDTRLDGLSTNLYRQLMNDVSGSVANKSDGGNGQSDDFIDGADSSASGSIARNDNITVLDPAYIKRVELEIKMTYGERELAYFRNMIKEFQKSSESEDTDPLVDDSTMDHMKEHFQDRYVEDYKALDDKSRMTKDLETARILVKIIKNEFAKFGGIQKKYLEPNIERFTQIKAIADSFGENTDTPCRTQAGCRRLEILINLCTYIRGGTQFAYDIFATMVHVLGSMLSVLCGCVFIGPVHICFLKNFPEWLKLELDKLCGTSGCRCNKKPHYLSVTATKEINNPTRGYDKHIHTLSKGGTFTLYNVKYNEELIFSDGLDNVFGVTEVSVYYGGEKRDIPFIIEINNGGKQYYFNENPSSTGSRNTVWTRKNDLNKLDNLKEKLEELSCKSSNSAALDILKHKNRDYYCDNKVNVSGHKLKGANDMYEFKQTSQNNQPFKVHSIQYNGTEIPIPIPPEGVKEISTFYWKHHLGKPLVVKVLDTRNQPTYYFNDGRVGLQWDKRDKDKIGELNNAIVEHNCLRNRTTTIDISNRDNGKKYCCTKDCENRRIKVTENNLDDVFPGFTNYEHSSDDKLPFTIGRIMKGGEKQKGILFPIKNAYSVSVYYATSCKEQPIFLEILYAKDGYREYKWYQRITQNGWDLLDIPENEDQINKDLRENFRKVAKLLSENKCNPNSLPEDSTKSFREYPEPNGKLTSPDKVFEDLKKHISNTEFTPPMGLKEEEEEDQARKQANLEGKKYVFTLQKLDKLKMKPGKTPPNTKKLMQIAVKIVNEVKQELPALVPPPLTPIPAASTAHSSGVIIDIQKSPSNGKGHDTYTFGISDQKVKLVKSVDPPGSGFVKLTHTKNDSGIGPFTVEKVIFGEENNDTTAGLKLNSGNSIKHLAVWYWKEKGGIENPLLVEIIESNNNYKYHANKGGWNQWYPHGESQLQGEELEQKLDDLNCNLNKAVTMDITEISIRNRSHSCGNKIEVSSQSITLISNSIVSTNTSSIKYSIHKIQDKGYKLAKIKYYLQGQLNERKRIKADELKFPIEGPVDIYTFYCENNPILIYVDAFGQKKWYKRQNKNNHDSNWVVAGELDGVLPEKIKNRDCENWEKLKGVYTGLNCTIGDCSIIPGSKFSSGSTTIKFTSLPPPQVIIKLSENKNAIGGETTYIAPTETPSVTIRVTETTYPTQDFLKYEHTLYPNKDEFTLKGVLDDDGKEVEGTGGKVTSVSAYYWTGNTDRALLVGVTTNAGINTYYRNSKNGSWKPYTLRVSSDGKPTKEELELLNCEINDVVQIDVTKTSKYCHDGHGGSYIKKVKVTDTTPGENQLAMYKAYEHTPSGGSFIISAFKKGGVALKLDGLEPLPLKNATRVVVYFCSNRTYNPLLIYIPKAIVSEKWFQSNDKGNTWKTIDSKVPENENDYNKILRILDELNSDCKPPSVTIDIYERDHPKIFTTYRSPPFTIEVRQKELPGITSFTEYVHTIHGRTGNYFTVSDFKDSTKPITERDLTGNMEYVDSVSVFYWTPLENPNRQDYTDKRGRPLLIKMTNKAPGILSTDKWYENKGELSGENNKWKKIDSGLFTKLALENKLNLLNCKLNNTVIIDISKNQNGTYDACKDKTFDTSHDKDKMTVSEELSNSTLGEYKVYKHTLNNGSGKLFHVVKFVNGRVTLNNIGPTPDNPILDVKEVRVYMCEKDKITPLLVYYNHTLSEFTGLNTHLKWYQNKDIDNDSDKWELVKDTQLSSPENHGAILDVLNCLKSTCQPEEPPVAEQFGAGVELAAAGLSSWAIFGGSTSGTLAGAGGLTGLGWWAFKRSRGDPWVRQI, via the exons atGTTATACGTCTTTGGGCTCGTCATTGGCAACATCGCACACACGCTCGCTAAAAGTGTTCGAAATGACCAAACTGGAGGATTCTTGAACCAGAAAGGCATTCAGTACGCTGGAATTACCGACAAAAGTGGCCCTTTGGGGGTAGAAATTGGTGGTAGTGACACTAGGCTTGACGGACTCTCCACCAATCTCTACAGGCAGTTGATGAATGACGTGAGCGGCAGCGTTGCCAATAAAAGTGACGGTGGAAACGGCCAATCTGATGATTTCATCGACGGAGCCGACTCCAGTGCCTCTGGAAGCATCGCAAGAAATGACAACATTACCGTTTTAGATCCAGCCTATATCAAGCGAGTAGAGCTCGAGATTAAAATGACATATGGAG AGCGCGAGCTTGCCTACTTTCGGAACATGATTAAAGAATTCCAAAAGAGCTCGGAAAGTGAAGATACAGATCCACTAGTTGATGATTCCACAATGGATCACATGAAGGAACACTTTCAAGACAGGTATGTCGAAGACTACAAGGCGCTTGATGATAAATCG AGAATGACAAAGGACTTGGAGACGGCCAGGATCCTAGTAAAGATaataaagaatgaatttGCCAAG TTTGGAGGAATCCAGAAGAAATACCTGGAACCAAATATTGAAAGATTCACACAAATTAAAGCAATCGCAGATTCTTTTGGAGAAAACACAGATACTCCGTGTAGAACACAGGCAGGATGTCGTAGATTGGAAATTCTCATTAACCTGTGCACATATATCAGAGGTGGAACCCAGTTTGCCTATGATATTTTTGCCACAATGGTCCATGTGCTCGGAAGCATGCTCTCCGTGTTATGTGGATGCGTTTTTATCGGCCCCGTTCACATTTGCTTTCTCAAGAATTTTCCG GAATGGCTAAAATTAGAACTAGATAAATTATGTGGTACATCAGGATGTAGATGTAACAAAAAACCACATTACCTCAGTGTTACAGCCACAAAGGAGATCAATAATCCTACAAGAGGCTATGATAAGCATATTCATACTCTTTCAAAAGGAGGAACATTCACGTTATACAATGTGAAGTATAATGAAGAATTGATTTTTAGTGATGGGCTTGATAATGTTTTTGGTGTTACAGAAGTCTCTGTTTACTATGGTGGAGAAAAACGTGACATACCATTTATCATAGAAATTAACAACGGAGGAAAACAGTACTACTTTAACGAAAATCCTTCTTCCACTGGGTCAAGAAATACGGTGTGGACTCGAAAGAATGATCTAAATAAACTTGACAATCTTAAGGAGAAATTAGAGGAACTAAGCTGTAAATCTTCCAATTCGGCAGCATTAGACATCTTAAAGCATAAGAACAGAGATTATTACTGCGATAATAAAGTAAATGTAAGTGGACATAAACTTAAAGGTGCAAATGATATGTATGAATTCAAGCAAACTTCTCAAAATAACCAACCCTTTAAGGTCCATTCAATCCAATATAATGGTACAGAGATTCCCATACCAATACCTCCGGAAGGAGTCAAGGAGATTTCCACATTTTATTGGAAACATCATCTAGGAAAACCACTAGTGGTCAAGGTTTTAGATACTAGAAATCAGCCCACATATTATTTCAATGATGGCAGAGTTGGTTTGCAATGGGATAAAAGAgataaagacaaaattgGTGAATTGAATAACGCTATAGTAGAGCATAATTGCTTACGTAATAGAACAACCACAATTGATATATCCAATAGAgataatggtaaaaaatACTGTTGTACTAAAGATTGTGAGAATAGGAGGATCAAGGTTACAGAAAATAATTTGGACGATGTATTCCCGGGATTCACTAATTACGAACATTCTTCAGATGATAAGCTCCCATTCACAATTGGTAGAATTATGAAAGGTGGCGAAAAGCAAAAGGGCATTCTATTCCCCATTAAAAATGCATATTCTGTTTCTGTGTATTATGCCACAAGCTGTAAGGAACAACCTATTTTCCTGGAAATTTTATATGCTAAGGATGGATACAGAGAGTACAAGTGGTACCAAAGGATCACCCAGAATGGTTGGGACCTATTGGATATTCCTGAGAATGAAGACCAAATTAACAAAGATTTGAGAGAGAACTTTCGTAAGGTGGCCAAATTACTCAGTGAGAACAAATGTAACCCAAATAGCCTCCCTGAGGATAGTACAAAATCGTTCAGAGAATATCCAGAACCAAATGGCAAACTAACTTCTCCAGATAAAGTCTTTGAAGATCTAAAAAAACATATTTCCAATACAGAATTCACACCTCCCATGGGActtaaagaagaagaggaagaagaccAAGCTAGGAAGCAGGCTAACCTTGAGGGGAAAAAATATGTTTTCACTCTTCAAAAATTAGATAAACTGAAGATGAAACCCGGAAAGACTCCACCAAACACTAAAAAACTGATGCAGATAGCGGTTAAAATTGTGAATGAAGTTAAACAAGAACTACCAGCTCTTGTTCCTCCACCACTCACTCCTATACCTGCAGCTAGCACAGCCCATTCATCCGGAGTTATCATAGATATACAGAAGAGTCCTAGCAATGGAAAAGGACATGATACatatacttttggaatatCCGATCAAAAGGTTAAGTTGGTAAAGTCTGTAGACCCTCCTGGTTCTGGCTTCGTAAAACTCACGCACACCAAGAATGATTCTGGTATAGGACCTTTTACTGTTGAGAAAGTCATATTTGGAGAAGAGAATAATGACACTACGGCTGGTTTAAAACTCAACAGTGGTAATAGTATTAAACACTTGGCTGTATGGTACTGGAAAGAGAAGGGAGGAATTGAAAACCCTCTTTTAGTGGAAATCATAGAAAGTAATAATAATTATAAGTATCATGCAAACAAAGGAGGTTGGAATCAATGGTATCCACATGGAGAATCCCAACTCCAAGGCGAGGAACTTGAACAAAAACTGGATGATCTTAACTGTAATCTCAACAAAGCGGTTACAATGGATATTACAGAAATTTCTATCAGAAACCGATCACATTCTTGTGGAAATAAGATTGAAGTTAGTTCCCAGTCAATAACACTTATCTCTAATTCTATTGTATCAACCAATACGTCTTCCATAAAGTATTCCATTCATAAAATTCAAGATAAAGGATATAAACTTGCGAAGATAAAGTATTATCTTCAGGGTCAGTTAAATGaaaggaaaagaataaaagCCGATGAATTAAAATTTCCCATAGAAGGCCCTGTAGatatatacacattctACTGTGAAAATAACCCAATCCTCATATATGTTGATGCTTTTGGACAGAAAAAGTGGTACAAAAGACAGAACAAGAACAATCATGACAGTAACTGGGTGGTAGCCGGTGAACTTGATGGTGTATTACCGGAAAAGATTAAGAATAGAGACTGCGAGAACTGGGAGAAACTAAAAGGGGTCTATACCGGTTTGAATTGCACGATCGGTGATTGCTCCATTATCCCTGGCTCCAAATTTTCTAGTGGCTCTACAACCATAAAATTTACATCCTTACCTCCACCACAAGTAATCATTAAACTCtcagaaaataaaaatgcaATTGGTGGAGAAACTACGTATATTGCTCCTACTGAAACTCCTAGTGTTACAATTAGGGTCACAGAAACCACTTACCCTACCCAggacttcctcaagtaCGAACATACTCTATATCCTAATAAAGACGAATTCACACTAAAGGGAGTATTGGAtgatgatggaaaggaaGTTGAAGGAACTGGTGGAAAGGTTACCTCCGTttctgcttattactggaccGGTAATACTGATAGGGCCCTCTTGGTAGGGGTTACTACTAATGCTGGAATTAATACATACTATAGGAACAGCAAAAATGGTAGCTGGAAACCATACACTCTTAGAGTCTCCTCTGATGGTAAACCTACTAAGGAGGAGTTAGAGTTGCTCAATTGTGAGATTAACGACGTTGTTCAAATAGATGTTACAAAGACTTCTAAGTACTGTCATGATGGACATGGAGGTAGTTATATTAAGAAAGTAAAAGTTACTGATACCACTCCCGGGGAGAATCAGCTTGCTATGTACAAGGCTTATGAACACACTCCTAGTGGAGGATCATTTATCATATCTGCCTTCAAGAAAGGTGGTGTTGCCCTAAAACTGGATGGTTTGGAACCTCTTCCTCTCAAAAATGCTACTAGAGTTGTTGTCTATTTCTGTAGTAACAGGACATACAACCCCCTTCTAATTTACATACCAAAAGCAATAGTATCTGAGAAATGGTTTCAGAGTAATGATAAGGGAAATACTTGGAAAACAATAGACTCTAAAGTTCCAGAGAATGAGAACGATTACAATAAGATACTGAGAATACTAGATGAACTGAATAGTGATTGTAAGCCACCCTCTGTCACTATAGATATTTATGAGAGGGACCACCCTAAAATTTTTACTACTTATAGAAGTCCTCCTTTCACTATTGAGGTGAGACAGAAGGAGCTACCAGGAATCACAAGCTTCACTGAATATGTTCATACCATCCATGGTAGAACAGGGAATTACTTTACTGTTAGTGACTTCAAAGATAGTACCAAACCTATCACAGAAAGAGATTTAACAGGAAATATGGAGTATGTTGATAGTGTTTCAGTATTCTACTGGACTCCCCTGGAAAATCCTAATAGGCAGGATTATACAGATAAGAGAGGCAGACCCTTACTCATCAAGATGACCAATAAGGCACCAGGTATACTATCCACTGACAAatggtatgaaaataaaggTGAACTTTCCGGAGAAAAcaataaatggaaaaaaatAGACTCCGGCTTGTTCACTAAACTGGCTCTAGAAAATAAACTCAACCTTCTCAATTGTAAACTTAATAATACAGTAATAATAGACATTAGTAAGAATCAAAACGGAACTTATGACGCCTGCAAGGATAAAACTTTTGACACTTCTCACGATAAAGATAAGATGACCGTTTCTGAAGAACTGTCCAACTCTACTCTCGGAGAGTACAAGGTCTATAAGCATACTCTCAACAATGGTTCTGGAAAACTATTTCATGTTGTAAAGTTTGTTAACGGTAGAGTAACTCTTAACAATATTGGACCAACTCCTGACAACCCAATTCTAGATGTAAAAGAAGTAAGAGTTTACATGTGTGAGAAGGATAAAATTACTCCGCTTTTAGTGTATTATAACCATACCCTCAGTGAATTTACCGGTCTGAATACTCATCTCAAGTGGTACCAGAATAAGGATATTGATAATGACAGTGATAAATGGGAACTGGTTAAAGACACTCAACTAAGTTCTCCAGAAAATCACGGAGCAATCCTCGATGTACTCAATTGTCTTAAAAGTACATGTCAACCTGAAGAACCTCCTGTTGCTGAACAATTTGGTGCCGGAGTTGAACTTGCTGCTGCTGGTCTAAGCTCATGGGCTATCTTTGGAGGCtctacctctggtactcttgccggagctggtggtcttactggacttggttggtgggcatttaagcgttctagaggagatccttgggttagacagatttaa
- a CDS encoding hypothetical protein (encoded by transcript BEWA_030310A), with protein MGFFSSMGYALLAPIRALRYKTATPTMKERVIKGGILCRKLWVVFPPIMLYQYIRGTDREMLTTELFYTNSQSEDAEAFYNPAKPRAYRNWKVQHDLALLSAAANQNAKS; from the coding sequence ATGGGATTCTTTTCGTCCATGGGATATGCGCTATTGGCGCCAATTCGGGCCTTGCGCTACAAGACGGCGACGCCAACGATGAAGGAACGGGTCATCAAGGGAGGGATTTTGTGCCGCAAGCTGTGGGTCGTATTTCCACCCATTATGCTCTACCAGTACATTAGAGGAACAGACCGCGAAATGCTAACGACGGAGCTTTTCTATACAAATTCACAAAGTGAAGACGCCGAGGCGTTTTACAACCCCGCAAAACCAAGAGCCTACAGGAACTGGAAAGTTCAACATGATTTAGCGCTCTTGTCTGCCGCCGCTAATCAGAATGCAAAGTCTTAA
- a CDS encoding hypothetical protein (encoded by transcript BEWA_030320A) — protein sequence MEGYVSGLAADLLERTHRYLAAANLGSFILPLPFSDENVLDTKGLIVKVLSNVSSVTKDKLQSIVVELSGRRKKDHSSFSKAYDSTFERVSKRDVRRTSAAIGNLKANLRNFGRTGTGSGMANGNSMNELQGIHSAEEVAGKLIETIQGLTDATIVGFILIIGAKKQNAGDTDVPLIPMAGGIVELLDPEEHCIRAVWCDPSLPSHVEADFVKILILRIIGHAFDYGYPGSSTPQKFKHVSISNTLGIMFPKSCYSFLINGLKFGKHFETGASGGSHEDSVSNPCRCFKLANLCDSQLFWGISESRLRNTFNNVKSQVPTMPSQETLKAIQCLSA from the exons ATGGAAGGGTATGTGAGTGGTTTGGCGGCGGATTTGCTGGAACGTACGCACCGGTACTTGGCAGCGGCCAATCTGGGCAGTTTTATACTCCCCCTTCCCTTTTCAGACGAGAATGTCCTGGATACCAAGGGGCTCATTGTCAAGGTACTCTCAAACGTCTCGTCAGTGACCAAGGATAAGCTCCAGAGCATCGTCGTCGAACTCAGtggaaggaggaagaaggaCCACTCGTCGTTCTCCAAGGCATACGATTCCACGTTTGAGAGAGTAAGCAAGAGAGACGTAAGGAGAACCAGCGCTGCAATCGGGAATTTAAAGGCAAATTTGAGGAACTTTGGACGAACGGGAACCGGTTCAGGGATGGCCAATGGAAACTCCATGAATGAACTTCAAGGGATACACAGCGCAGAAGAAGTTGCCGGGAAGCTAATCGAG ACGATCCAAGGTTTGACGGACGCGACAATTGTCGGTTTTATCCTAATAATTGGGGCAAAGAAGCAAAACGCTGGCGATACGGATGTGCCCCTGATACCAATGGCTGGTGGTATCGTGGAGTTATTGGATCCGGAGGAACACTGCATAAGGGCAGTTTGGTGTGATCCAAGTCTGCCTTCTCATGTTGAGGCtgattttgtaaaaatacTAATTTTGCGCATAATAGGACATGCATTCGACTATGGATATCCTGGTTCGAGTACACCTCAAAAATTTAAACATGTTTCAATTTCAAATACGCTTGGGATTATGTTCCCAAAATCATGTTATAGTTTTTTAATAAATGGACtcaaatttggaaaacaTTTTGAAACGGGAGCTAGCGGAGGGTCACACGAGGACTCCGTCTCAAACCCATGCAGGTGTTTCAAGTTGGCGAACTTGTGCGATTCGCAGCTATTTTGGGGAATTTCAGAGTCTAGGCTACGAAATACGTTTAATAATGTAAAGTCACAGGTGCCAACTATGCCGTCGCAGGAAACATTAAAGGCCATACAGTGCCTCTCTGCATGA
- a CDS encoding signal peptide-containing protein (encoded by transcript BEWA_030330A) — protein MKCFDLTLAAYLCSLALANVSKYSVTGAPTKLEGPAPRLQFFTLDITTNADTLECRKENNENLSFDLFLLRENKVASKLVDKDLDIWKASNENEHCLDVNVHLDDNDETVLVAAIISSGGAYKMLYFSKDNGTWSTVPKSVFTKKLMAINDLSSINNTTLDLSGDLSLFDVEEDYADGITERRIHPSNEMNITRVTFGNIEILKESEGMECVETLHYSKDQNEDFVVLLAVDANDACHELFFKLENGQVESLEKKDILKPLGFLV, from the coding sequence ATGAAGTGTTTTGACTTGACACTAGCCGCATATTTATGCTCTCTTGCACTTGCAAATGTCTCCAAATACTCCGTTACAGGGGCACCTACGAAGTTGGAAGGGCCTGCACCCAGACTTCAGTTCTTCACATTGGACATTACAACGAACGCAGACACCTTGGAATGCAGAAAGGAGAACAATGAGAATCTTTCCTTTGATCTTTTTCTCTTGCGTGAGAACAAAGTTGCGTCAAAGCTGGTGGATAAAGATCTCGACATTTGGAAGGCCTCAAACGAAAATGAACACTGTCTggatgtaaatgtgcatTTGGACGACAATGATGAGACTGTGCTTGTTGCAGCCATCATTTCAAGCGGTGGTGCGTACAAGATGCTCTACTTTTCCAAGGATAATGGAACATGGTCCACAGTTCCGAAAAGTGTATTTACGAAAAAGTTGATGGCCATCAATGATCTGAGCTCCATCAACAACACAACTCTCGATCTATCTGGCGATTTGTCCCTATTTGATGTAGAAGAGGATTACGCAGACGGCATTACAGAGAGGCGGATACACCCTTCAAACGAGATGAACATCACAAGGGTCACCTTTGGAAATATTGAGATTCTCAAAGAGAGCGAAGGCATGGAGTGCGTCGAAACTTTGCACTACTCCAAAGACCAGAATGAAGACTTTGTGGTCTTGTTAGCTGTGGACGCTAACGATGCGTGCCACGAACTTTTTTTCAAGCTGGAAAACGGTCAAGTGGAGTCCCTAGAAAAGAAAGACATTCTTAAACCGCTTGGTTTCTTGGTATAA